The Pseudophryne corroboree isolate aPseCor3 chromosome 2, aPseCor3.hap2, whole genome shotgun sequence genome has a segment encoding these proteins:
- the MRPS23 gene encoding small ribosomal subunit protein mS23 codes for MAGSRLEKLGTVFTRTRDLMRARVINEKAKPIWYDVYAAFPPKREPIAEKPLRRQRNLPDNVPAILYSEDFIRAKFYETYGSAGIFHLYRKDYRSVCQSFVDTFIELQKAGEVSNDKLFEEASKALLAKGISLRRSAGMRVPNWQMSENQSVSHVKSTPEDAKPSDETEGQPGAL; via the exons AACACGAGATCTGATGCGTGCACGGGTGATAAACGAAAAAGCAAAACCTATTTGGTACGATGTATATGCTGCCTTTCCACCGAAAAGAGAGCCTATTGCTGAAAAACCTTTAAGACGCCAGCGCAATCTTCCTGACAACGTGCCCGCAATTCTGTACAGTGAGGATTTTATACGAGC CAAATTTTATGAAACGTATGGTAGTGCCGGAATATTCCATCTGTATCGGAAAGATTACAGATCTGTTTGCCAAAG CTTTGTGGATACATTTATAGAACTTCAGAAAGCAGGAGAAGTAAGCAACGATAAattgtttgaggaggcatcaaaagcTTTACTTGCGAAAGGCATCAGTTTGAGGAGGTCAGCAGGCATGCGG GTACCAAACTGGCAGATGTCAGAAAACCAGTCCGTGTCACATGTGAAATCTACACCTGAAGACGCTAAACCATCTGATGAAACTGAAGGACAGCCTGGTGCTTTATAG